TACATCAAGCCCGGCAGTCACTCCAACCTGCAACAGCTCATCTCCTTGGGCCTGAACCCCGGAGTCGTGGTTACGGTCCACCGCAGAACTCCGGCCTTCTGCATCAAGTACGAACAAACCGAGCTGGCCCTGGACGATGAAATCGCCAAGAACATCTTCGTCTGGAAAGTGCTGGGGGGAGAAAGCAACCGGAGTCCGACAAATTAAAGAAGTCGAGAGCCTCTAAATATTTTCGCCATTCTAGAACAAGATCGTCCGCACCCGTTGCTCCAGAGGGAGCCCAAGGCGTTGGGCCAGTTTCCGTGCGTCATGCCGGGCGGTTTCCAGTCCAAAGTGCATGCCGGGCAGAACCAGTCTTGTCCGGCCGCGCAATTCCAGCACATGGGCCAGGTACACCGGCCGCAGATCGCCCCCCAGGACCGTCGCCACCCCCACGGAAGTGAAACTGCTGAATAGGAATCCCCGGTATCGCTCCCGGAACAGGATCCGGCGGTACTGCTCCACGTAATCGCTTTGCACGTCCACATGCACGGCATGGCGGTAGGTGAAGCAGGCAACGGCGACAAGCAGCAAGACCAGCCCGAAAACCGCGCTGAGCAGCCCTCCGGGACGCAACGCCAGCCAGAGCAGCAACAATGCCAGGGCCATCAACCCCGCTAGACAGCCAAGGGAGCGAATCAATCTGGGGTCCGACTCAATGTCCATCACAACACCCCGCTGGGACCGGTTGTTCCACTCACGACAAACCCCAATTCGCCTGTATCGCACCAGAAAACTTCTGCCGCACCTCAACGTAAACAGTCTCCTGACTTTCTCGCCGGCCTCCGGCTCAGCACGTTGGGACCGTGCCGGCCTAAGATTTGCGCCGAATGCTGAAAGCTTTGTGAGAGATGCAATCCGCCCTGATAATAGCATCTGCTGTTGAACGTAAAGAGGTCATTGGAACACATCACGTTTGCGTTAACCAGACGCTGCAGGTAATGAAACGTGCCGTGCGATGGCGACAAATACCTACTTATCGGTTGGTGGCCTCAAATGGGGCGACGTCGCAAAAACGAAATCGTTTCGGACGTGCTCCACCGCCCATCTTGTCTGATAAAACCATATCCAAGGACCACTCATGCATTCCATTCATCAACTGCTGATCAAGAATCTTTTTCAGGCTCCAATCCAGGATCATCCGGAACAGGAAATCGTCTATGCCGAAACCCTGCGCTTCACCTACGCCCAATTCCGCGAGCGCGTGCGACGCTTGGCGGGAATGCTTCTGGCCAGGGGGGTGAAGCCCGGGGACACCGTGGCCGTTATGGACTACGACAGTCATCGCTACCTGGAGTGCTATTACGCCGTGCCCATGATCGGCGCCGTGCTGCATACCATCAACATCCGCCTCGCCCCGGAACAGATGGTCTACACCATCGGGCATGCCGAGGACGACGTCGTCCTGGTCAACGCCGATTTCCTGCCCCTGCTGGAGCAGATCAAGGGCCGGCTGGACACCGTGCGTGAGTATATCCTGCTCACGGACAACAACGAATCCCCTCAGACCGCCCTGCCCCTGTCCGGGGAATACGAGGCCCTGCTGGCCGCCGCCGAACCGGTGGTCGATTTCCCGGATTTCGACGAAAATACCCGCGCCACCACCTTTTACACCACCGGCACGACGGGTCTGCCCAAGGGTGTCTTCTTCAGCCACCGGCAACTGGTCCTGCACACCCTGGCCGGATTGGCCGCCCTGAGTTCCAACGCCGACCAGGGCCGCTTTCACCGCGAGGACGTGTACATGCCCATTACGCCCATGTTCCACGTTCACGCCTGGGGCATCCCTTATATGGCGACTCTGCTTGGAGTGAAGCAGGTTTATCCGGGAAGGTACGTTCCCGAGGCCCTGGCCCGGCTGATCAGCACGGAAAGGGTCACGTTCAGCCACTGCGTGCCGACTATTTTGCACATGCTGCTTTCAGACCCCAAGTGTGAACAATACGACCTGTCGGGTTGGAAGGTGGTTATCGGCGGAGCGGCCTTGCCGAAATCCGTCTGCAAGGCGGCCTTGGACCGGGGTGTGGACGTTTTCTCGGGCTACGGCATGTCTGAATCCTGTCCCATTCTGGCGTTGACCCATCTGTCCACTGATGAACTGCTTCAGGATCAGGAAAGCCAGGTCGCCCTGCGCACCCGCACCGGCCGTCCGCTGCCCCTGGTGCGGCTGCGACGCGTCGACGACGACGGGCGGGAAGCTCCTGACGACGACAAAACGCCCGGAGCCTTGCAAGTGCGTGCGCCGTGGCTGACCCAGTCCTACCTCAAAGATGAACGTAACTCGGAAAAGCTGTGGGCCGACGGCTGGATGAACACCGGAGACGTGGCCTGTCGCGACGCCTCGGGCAGCCTGCGCATCACGGACCGGACCAAGGACGTGATCAAGGTCGGCGGGGAATGGCTCAGCTCGCTGGAACTGGAGGACATCATCCTGCGCCACCCGGACGTGGCCGAA
Above is a genomic segment from Desulfonatronum thiosulfatophilum containing:
- a CDS encoding long-chain fatty acid--CoA ligase, yielding MHSIHQLLIKNLFQAPIQDHPEQEIVYAETLRFTYAQFRERVRRLAGMLLARGVKPGDTVAVMDYDSHRYLECYYAVPMIGAVLHTINIRLAPEQMVYTIGHAEDDVVLVNADFLPLLEQIKGRLDTVREYILLTDNNESPQTALPLSGEYEALLAAAEPVVDFPDFDENTRATTFYTTGTTGLPKGVFFSHRQLVLHTLAGLAALSSNADQGRFHREDVYMPITPMFHVHAWGIPYMATLLGVKQVYPGRYVPEALARLISTERVTFSHCVPTILHMLLSDPKCEQYDLSGWKVVIGGAALPKSVCKAALDRGVDVFSGYGMSESCPILALTHLSTDELLQDQESQVALRTRTGRPLPLVRLRRVDDDGREAPDDDKTPGALQVRAPWLTQSYLKDERNSEKLWADGWMNTGDVACRDASGSLRITDRTKDVIKVGGEWLSSLELEDIILRHPDVAEAAVIGKPDLRWGETPLALVVPKQGVTLPEKGIAHHVKCFVDKGVLPKEAVLIKVRLVESIVKTSVGKTNKVALREMY